From Saccharibacillus brassicae:
AATTAAATCACAAAATAGACTGGAATTTGCAAACGTTTTAGCATGAATTCGCGTATCTGCCGCTGCTGCGAAGTCGGCGCGCCGTTCATGAAGAAAAGATGAGGAGGCTTAACACCTGGTCCTAAACCATGCTATACTAATAGCCACCTGATCTTAGTACCGGGGCGATCGTGACAGACAAGGCGTGCGGGTCGGGCGCGTCGAAGCGTCGAATAAAGGATGAACAAAAGGAGAAATGTCGGATGAAATACAGTCAATGGGCAGCACCGGAGAGATACAACCTGACCTCCGAGATGGAGCATTACGCTCCCGATAAAATCGCGCTCAAATGGCTCGGCGAAGCCGGCGAGCAGGCGGAGATCACATACGGCGACCTGCTGAAGCAGGCCAACCGGCTCGCGGGCGGGCTGTCGAAGCTTGGTCTGCAAAAAGGCGACAAAGTGCTGGTGACGGTGCCGCGGCGCATCGTGGCGTACGTCATCTACATGGCCTGCCTGAAGCTCGGGCTGGTCATCATTCCGTCGTCGGAAATGCTGCGGTCCAAAGACCTGTCGTACCGCCTGCTTCATTCCGAAGCGCGCGCCGTCATCTCCTGGCCGTCGGTGACGGCCGAAGTGGACCGGATCGAAGAAGCGCTGCCGGCGCTCGACCATCGCATTCTCGTGACCGAAGCCGGCGATTCCGCCGAAGCGGACGGCTGGCTGAACCTGAACGCGCTGATGCAGAATCAGCCGGATACGTTCGAAGCGGCGGACACGTCCCGCGACGATATGGCGATTCTCGCCTACACGTCCGGCACGACGGGCAACCCCAAAGGCGTCGTGCATACGCACGGCTGGGCGTACGCGCATCTGCGCATCACGTCTTCCTGGCTCGATATTCGCGAGGAAGACACCGTCTGGGCGACGGCGGCGCCGGGCTGGCAGAAATGGATCTGGAGCCCGTTCCTGTCGGTGCTCGGCAGCGGCGCGACCGGCTTCGTCTACAGCGGCGCGTTCGAGCCGAAGCGTTATCTGCATCTGCTGCAGGATTACAAGATCGGCGTGCTCTGCTGCACGCCGACGGAATACCGCCTGATGGTCAAATCGCACGGCTTGAGCGAATACGACCTGACGGCGCTGCGCAGCGCGGTCTCGGCGGGCGAGCCGCTGAACCAGGAAGTCATTCATGCGTTCCAGCAGCATCATGACCTGACGATCCGCGACGGTTACGGCCAGACCGAGAGCACGCTGCTGATCGGCAACCTGGTCGGTTCGCCGGTGCGCCTCGGCGCCATGGGCAAGTCGATGGCGGACGGCCTGGCACTCGTCGTCGACGACGAAGGCGTGCCGGTGCCGCCGGGCGAAGTCGGCAATATCGCCGTGCACAGCGAACTGCCGGCGCTGTTCCGCGAATATTTCAAAGATCCCGAACGCAAAGGGCAGTCGATGCGCGGCGAATATTTCATTACCGGCGACCGCGCCAGCCTGGATGAAGAAGGCTACTTCTGGTTCGAAGGCCGCGGCGACGATATCATCATCAGCTCCGGCTATACGATCGGGCCGTTCGAAGTCGAAGAAGCGCTCATGAAGCATCCGGCCGTCAAGGAATGCGCGGCGGTCGCAAGTCCGGACGAGATCCGCGGCAGCATCGTCAAAGCGTTCGTCGTGCTGCGCGACGACGTCGAAGGGACGCACGAACTGGTCAAGGAACTGCAGGCGCGCGTCAAGGAATGGACCGCTCCGTACAAGTATCCGCGCAAGATCGAGTTCGTGACCGATCTGCCGAAGACCGCTTCCGGCAAGATCCGCCGCATCGAACTGCGCGAGCAGGAGAAGCGCTGCGTCTCCAAGTAAGCGTCAAATAATCGTCAAATAAGCGTCCGCAGCCCGGTCCCGGGCAGGCGCCGCTTGTCTATATGATCGTTTCGTATCGTTCTTACCGATTCGTATGAATCCATAGCCTATCAAAAAGCCGATCCCGCTTTGTCTGTCGACAGCGGGATCGGCTTTTGAGTGTTCGGCGGGTCGGTCCGCCCAAGACCTGCCCGGCGGATCAGTCTTCGAATACGTACACGAGCAGGCTTTTGTTAAGTTCGAACGACCAGTCGACGTAGAAGTCTTTGATTTTGCGCTTCAGTATCTTCTCGATACGGGGCGCTTCCAGATCAATGACTTCTTTTTCCAGATTCCGCTTAACCTTTCTCAGAATCTCGCTGGCGCCCTGGTCGACGAACGCTTTTTCGATTTTGATCAGGATGCCTTCCCGAACGATGACGAGAATATGGTCGGCCGCCCAATAGGAGTAGGTCTCGTCCGGCATTTTCTGGATCTCGTACGTGACTTTGCCGATGATCTCGTGCACCTCGCTTTTGCCCGAATAATAATCTTCCTGCTCGTGATAGGCCTGTTCTTCAGGAAGGCCGACGAGCATGCCGGAGAGATCGCGGTCCGACCAGTCGTAATAGAAAGTGCCGATCCGAAAACCGGTCGCGGTCCCGATCGTACCGGCAAGTTCGGGCAAAATATGTTCAACCATCAGTTCCTGCACGGAACGAAGCGCGTCGGGGTCCTGCAGCCGGATCAGGTTCTGCATCTCGTCGCCCATGAAACCTTCCAGATGGACGATCAAGGAACGCTCGTCTACGTAAACGTCCATGCGACCCGGGGCTTGATTGAAACGCTGCGCAAGCAGCTCGTCGAGCAGGGTTTTGATTTTGGATTTTGCTACGTGTTTTTCAGGCATGCGGTCACTCCCTGTCTCAAATATCTGGGCTCGCCCAATCGCTACAAAAGGGACTTAACCGGGGATTTAATGCTTGACTCAGAAGACGAATCGCGCAGCACCCGGACGGGCCTGCCCCGATCGACGTTCGCATGGTCGCAAAATGTTTTTTTTCGCGAAGATTGCTGATATGATTAAATCCGGCCTGCCCCGGCGGGCACAACTAGAGAAAAGCATTGGGGAGACAAAAGCACTATCATGAAAAAATCTATCGCAATTCCGTTGACCGTCTCCATCATCGCCGTCTCGTTCTCGGCGATCTTCGTCAAATGGTCGGACGCGCCGTCCTCGATCCTAAGCATGTACCGGATGTGGTTCGCGTGCTTCCTCATGCTGCCGATCGTCTGGATCAAGCGCGAGGAGTTCAAGCGGATCGGCCGCAGGGAAGCCCGGCTGCTGGTCTTCTCCGGGCTGTTTCTGGCGCTGCACTTCGCGCTGTGGTTCGAATCGCTGAAGTTGACGACGGTGGCAAGTTCCACCATCATCTTGGCGCTGCAGCCGCTCGTGTCGCTCGCCGTCGGTTTCGCTTTGTTCCGGGAACGGACGACGCGGGCGTCGATCGTCGCGCTGGTCGTGGCTACCTTCGGGGTCATGCTTATCGGCTGGGGCGATTTCGGGCTGAGCGCGCAGGCGATCCGCGGCGACCTGTTGTCGTTTCTGTGCGTGATCGCGGTCGTCGGGTATTTGTTCATCGGGCAAAACGCGGTCAAAAAAGTGTCGCACTGGATCTACAGCTTCTGCGTATTCCTGTCGGCCGCCGTGTTCCTGACGCTGTACAATCTCGCGACCGTGCAGCCCTTTTTCGATTATCCGGCGCGGGAATGGGGCGTGTTCGTCCTGCTTGCTATCGTGCCGACGCTCGCGCATATCATCAACAACTGGCTGCTGAACTACGTCAACGCCACGACGATCTCCATGAGCATTCTCGGCGAGCCGGTCGGCGCTTCGCTGCTTGCGGTATGGCTGCTCGGCGAGCATATGACGTGGATTCAGATCGGGGGCGGCATCCTCGTGCTTGCGGGCATGTCTATGTTCTTGATCCGTCAGTCGTCGGGCGTGCGTCCGGCTTCGGCCGAATCTTCGGACGTCCCAGCAGGGAAAGCGGGAACCCTATGAAGCGGCGGTAAAGGCGCAGAAATTCCTGTTCGTCGAACGATCCGCCCTGAATAAGCGCTTCGTACAGCACGCCGAATTCCCGGATCAGGTAACCGGAACCGGCGTAGCCGCAGCGCACGTAGAAATCGCGCCGGCGCAGCCGTTCCGCGGCATTGGGCGCTGCCGGATCGGGCGCTTCGATATTGAGCAGGATGCGGCTGCCCGGATACGTCCGGCGGATCTGCTCCAGCACCCGGCTGCCGTAGCCCTGCGAGCGGTGCACGGGGGCGATCGCCAGATACATGAGGAAGATCAGGCTGCCGCGCCGCGCCAGGTAAGTGAAGCCGACGAAGACGCGCCCGCCCGATTGTTCGTCGTAATAAGCGGTGAATTCGACGTCGGGCCGGCGCGCCCTGCGGTACAGGATCGACAGCGGGGCTCTTTCATTTGCGGGAAAAGCTTCTTCGTACAGCGTCTTGACGGCCGCGGATAACGGCGACCGCGGCGTCAGGGCTTCCGTAATCAGGTTCATACGATTCTCCTTTTGCGTCCGAGGCGCAAATCCATTATAGTAAAACTGCTTTCGATCACTGCTTTCGATCACTGCTTTCGATCACTGCTTTGCATCCATTATAAAGGAGGCCGTGCCATGAACACCAATCCCGCAGACGGGCAAACTGCCGGCACCCCGGCATGGATCGACGACCGCCTGCTTCACGTCTTCAATCTGCGCGAATTCGCGGTCGAAATTTCGGGCGAACAACGGCGCGCGGTCGCTTTCGATTTCAAAGTGACACACGCCGAATATCATGACGTCGCCACGCTGCTGTACAAAGGCAAGTTCCGTGTACGCATTCCCGCCCTCGGTTTCGAGCGGGACGCGGACATTCACAATTATTCGACGTCGCTGGACAATCT
This genomic window contains:
- a CDS encoding acyl-CoA synthetase; translated protein: MKYSQWAAPERYNLTSEMEHYAPDKIALKWLGEAGEQAEITYGDLLKQANRLAGGLSKLGLQKGDKVLVTVPRRIVAYVIYMACLKLGLVIIPSSEMLRSKDLSYRLLHSEARAVISWPSVTAEVDRIEEALPALDHRILVTEAGDSAEADGWLNLNALMQNQPDTFEAADTSRDDMAILAYTSGTTGNPKGVVHTHGWAYAHLRITSSWLDIREEDTVWATAAPGWQKWIWSPFLSVLGSGATGFVYSGAFEPKRYLHLLQDYKIGVLCCTPTEYRLMVKSHGLSEYDLTALRSAVSAGEPLNQEVIHAFQQHHDLTIRDGYGQTESTLLIGNLVGSPVRLGAMGKSMADGLALVVDDEGVPVPPGEVGNIAVHSELPALFREYFKDPERKGQSMRGEYFITGDRASLDEEGYFWFEGRGDDIIISSGYTIGPFEVEEALMKHPAVKECAAVASPDEIRGSIVKAFVVLRDDVEGTHELVKELQARVKEWTAPYKYPRKIEFVTDLPKTASGKIRRIELREQEKRCVSK
- a CDS encoding Na-translocating system protein MpsC family protein, with translation MPEKHVAKSKIKTLLDELLAQRFNQAPGRMDVYVDERSLIVHLEGFMGDEMQNLIRLQDPDALRSVQELMVEHILPELAGTIGTATGFRIGTFYYDWSDRDLSGMLVGLPEEQAYHEQEDYYSGKSEVHEIIGKVTYEIQKMPDETYSYWAADHILVIVREGILIKIEKAFVDQGASEILRKVKRNLEKEVIDLEAPRIEKILKRKIKDFYVDWSFELNKSLLVYVFED
- a CDS encoding DMT family transporter → MKKSIAIPLTVSIIAVSFSAIFVKWSDAPSSILSMYRMWFACFLMLPIVWIKREEFKRIGRREARLLVFSGLFLALHFALWFESLKLTTVASSTIILALQPLVSLAVGFALFRERTTRASIVALVVATFGVMLIGWGDFGLSAQAIRGDLLSFLCVIAVVGYLFIGQNAVKKVSHWIYSFCVFLSAAVFLTLYNLATVQPFFDYPAREWGVFVLLAIVPTLAHIINNWLLNYVNATTISMSILGEPVGASLLAVWLLGEHMTWIQIGGGILVLAGMSMFLIRQSSGVRPASAESSDVPAGKAGTL
- a CDS encoding GNAT family N-acetyltransferase; its protein translation is MNLITEALTPRSPLSAAVKTLYEEAFPANERAPLSILYRRARRPDVEFTAYYDEQSGGRVFVGFTYLARRGSLIFLMYLAIAPVHRSQGYGSRVLEQIRRTYPGSRILLNIEAPDPAAPNAAERLRRRDFYVRCGYAGSGYLIREFGVLYEALIQGGSFDEQEFLRLYRRFIGFPLSLLGRPKIRPKPDARPTTDGSRT
- a CDS encoding DUF3219 family protein — its product is MNTNPADGQTAGTPAWIDDRLLHVFNLREFAVEISGEQRRAVAFDFKVTHAEYHDVATLLYKGKFRVRIPALGFERDADIHNYSTSLDNLYEKDAIGDYHLELVEGGHS